Proteins from a single region of bacterium:
- a CDS encoding DUF5618 family protein, with product MGEIKVKVGLENFADRYMYLKNKIRKDEIRSYEMEGVVDTGAVMLALPQDVVEELGLEILRKVVVTYADERKEERPVAEGVTIKIGKRFMTTNCIVGPPRSEALIGQIILEELDLVPDCQKQTLGPRPESPIYPSLKMKYVKHKAFLKPKDQKEAFSNAKRYIANAKETLSKSPIEYDRYKDEKYVKEASGMAYLAAISAIDGRLLSTGTSPDKLPARIKECEKALRRIPHNGKLMAAMGTVYENLHIFGYYRSGVSVDMIKDGFQKAKLIIDTLSKEKVA from the coding sequence ATGGGAGAGATAAAGGTAAAGGTTGGGCTAGAAAATTTTGCAGATAGATATATGTATCTTAAAAATAAGATAAGAAAAGATGAGATAAGAAGCTATGAGATGGAGGGAGTAGTTGATACAGGTGCGGTGATGCTTGCCCTTCCTCAAGATGTAGTAGAGGAGCTTGGTTTAGAGATTTTGCGCAAGGTAGTGGTTACTTATGCAGATGAGAGAAAGGAGGAAAGGCCTGTTGCTGAAGGCGTTACCATAAAGATTGGTAAAAGGTTTATGACCACTAATTGCATTGTTGGGCCACCAAGGTCCGAGGCATTGATAGGGCAAATTATTTTAGAAGAGCTTGATTTAGTTCCAGATTGTCAAAAACAGACCCTAGGTCCAAGGCCTGAATCACCAATCTATCCTTCTTTGAAAATGAAATATGTTAAACATAAGGCTTTTTTAAAACCAAAAGACCAGAAAGAGGCATTTTCCAATGCTAAAAGATATATTGCTAATGCAAAGGAGACATTATCAAAATCTCCTATTGAGTATGACCGATACAAGGATGAAAAATATGTTAAGGAGGCATCAGGAATGGCATATTTAGCAGCCATTTCTGCAATTGATGGCCGGCTTCTTTCAACTGGCACATCCCCTGACAAGCTTCCAGCAAGGATTAAAGAATGCGAAAAGGCATTAAGAAGGATTCCTCATAATGGAAAGCTGATGGCAGCTATGGGTACTGTCTATGAAAATCTTCATATCTTTGGCTATTATAGGAGCGGAGTGAGTGTTGATATGATAAAAGATGGCTTTCAAAAGGCAAAGTTAATTATTGATACATTATCAAAGGAGAAAGTAGCATAA
- a CDS encoding PorV/PorQ family protein, protein MRMVFAFLILAGFCLAKTAGESGLAFLKLERDGFGFFENPASLVDKGRSAGFMYSMPLNEVSGLKQGLANVSYPLKNGVIGGEIIYFGYGEMDEYDNSGTRTGRSWSAYDLCAKLSYAREMFGLKLGGALKAISSKIDTAKGSAFALDFGAIANLCPGLEVGGSLKNLGTKIKYDHDKFSLPLSFNISSSYNIPLLAKIKGELTIPNDSDPYISLGIEKEFVKVLNLRLGYSTRKTSGSGISAGFGVKHLAYSFDYLFKPYGNLGDSHIVSMGVKF, encoded by the coding sequence ATGAGAATGGTATTTGCATTTTTGATTTTAGCTGGTTTTTGCTTAGCAAAGACAGCCGGGGAGAGTGGATTGGCTTTTCTTAAGCTGGAAAGAGATGGCTTTGGATTTTTTGAAAATCCCGCATCTTTGGTAGATAAAGGAAGGTCAGCGGGTTTTATGTACTCAATGCCATTAAATGAAGTAAGTGGCCTTAAGCAGGGGTTGGCAAATGTATCCTATCCATTAAAGAACGGCGTAATCGGTGGAGAGATAATTTATTTTGGCTATGGCGAGATGGATGAATACGATAATTCGGGAACAAGGACAGGAAGAAGCTGGTCTGCCTATGACCTTTGTGCAAAGCTTTCCTATGCAAGGGAAATGTTTGGCTTAAAGCTTGGCGGCGCTCTTAAGGCAATAAGCTCAAAGATTGATACTGCAAAGGGAAGTGCCTTTGCCCTTGATTTTGGTGCAATAGCTAACCTTTGTCCAGGGCTAGAAGTCGGAGGAAGCCTAAAGAATCTAGGAACAAAGATAAAGTATGATCACGATAAATTTTCGCTTCCCTTAAGCTTCAATATTTCTTCATCCTATAATATCCCATTATTGGCAAAGATAAAGGGAGAATTGACCATTCCCAATGATTCTGACCCTTATATTTCTTTGGGAATAGAAAAGGAATTTGTAAAGGTCTTAAATTTAAGATTAGGCTATTCTACAAGAAAGACATCGGGTTCGGGAATATCCGCTGGCTTTGGAGTGAAGCATCTAGCCTATTCATTTGACTATTTATTTAAACCCTATGGAAATTTGGGTGATTCGCACATTGTTTCAATGGGGGTTAAGTTTTAG